The sequence below is a genomic window from Streptomyces sp. B21-105.
GTGATCGTTCTGTCCATCGCGTTCCTGACCACGCTCTACCACGTCTCCGTGCCCGTCCGGTCCCCGTGGATCGAGGACGTGCCCGGCGCGCTCGTCGCCCTCGCCATGTGGGTGCTCGGCAGTTTCCTGCTGCGCATCTATCTGACGAGCACCATCGAGGGCGCCACCATCTACGGCTCCCTCGCGGCCGCCGTCGCCGTCCTGCTGTGGATCGGTGTGTCCGCGTTCGCGGTCCTGGTGGGCGCCGCCGTCAACGCCGCCATCGACCGGGTCTGGCCGGCCGCCGCGACGGCCGCCGCCCGCGCGGCCAACGAACGAGTGCGCCAGGAGGAGGCCGCGGAGTACGTCGCCCGCATGGCCGCGGCCCGCTCCTACGAGGACGACGACCCGGACGATCCCGACATGCCCTCCGAGTTCCCCGAACGGTGGTCCCGCTTCCTTCCCCCGGAGGACGTGACGGGACGCTTCCGGGCCCATGTGAAGAGCGCCGCGAAGGGAAACGGCGTGAACGGGGTGAACGGCGCGAGCAGGGGAAACGACGCATCCGACGGAGACGGTGTGAGCGGCGTGAGCCGCGGAAACACCGGAAACAGCGTGAGCCGCGGAAACAGCGGGAACGCGGGCAACAGCGGTATGGGCGGCAACGAGGGAAACAGCGTAGCCAGGCCAACCGGCGGAAACAGTGAGGAACAGCCACCCGGACAGTGACCCTGGACAAAGGTGTTACGAATTCCAGCCCCCGCTTCTGCCGCCTCCCTCGCGAACGCCGCAAAGTCGCGCGGCCGGAGCACCTTCTGAACGCCCTCCGAGAGGCAGGCGTTGCATCCGCCCAGCAGCACCCGAACCTTCACCAGGAACGAGCTTTCCTCCGGCGCGACACCGAAACCTACGTAGCCGGCCGACGTCCCGTCCTCGCCGCCGACCGACTGCGCGACATCGAGGACACCATCGGCGCGATCGGCCGCCAGAGCGGTTACGGAAGCGCGTTCTCCCGCCCTACACCCGCCCTCAAGCGGGTGTAGGGCGTCCCCCGGGAACACCGGACGAGGGCGTCGCGGAGGCAGGCAGCAGAGGGCGCCGCAGCGGCGTGACGAAGCCGTCCCCTCCTGCGGCGTAGGCTGGCATACGTGTACGAGGAGCGGGTCTCCCGGCTGGCCGGGGCGGTGGTGTGGACCAATGCGCCGTCGCCGTCGACCCGCGCGTTTCCCGTCCTGCCCGACGGCTGCATGGACCTGCTGTACAGCGAGGGCAGACTGCTGGTCGCCGGGCCGGACACCCGGGCTCACGTACCCGACGGACCGCCGGCGCCCTGGGCGGGCATCCGCTTCTTCCCGGGTGCCGCGCCTGCCCTCCTCGGTGTACCCGCTCACGAACTGCGCGACCGGCGCGTGGAGTTGGCAGATCTGTGGCCGGCACCCGAGGTGCGGTGCCTGACCGACCGGGTCGCCACCGCGCTCCGACCGGCGATGGCACTGGAGTCGTTGGCTCTGGAACGCGCGGCTCCCCCCGCCCCGGAACTGCGCCGTCTCGTCGCCCTCCTCGCCGCCGGCCGTCCGGTGGCCGCGACGGCTGACGAACTCGGCATCGGAGCACGCCAGTTGCACCGACGCTCGCTCAACGCCTTCGGCTACGGACCCAAGACACTGGCCCGGATCCTGCGCCTGCAGCGGGCTCTCGCGATGGCCCGGGAGGGCATGCCGTACGCGGACACCGCGGCCCGCGCCGGATACGCCGACCAAGCGCATCTCTCCCGGGAGGTAAGGGAGTTCACGGGGGCGGCACTCGGCGACCTGCTGCTGCGCCGACGACTTGCGGCAACGCCGCGAACGGCCCCCTTGGGCCCAGCGCCTCCGGCAAGGTCGGACGAAGCACCCTCGCAACCTTTCAGGGCGGGTTACTGATCCAGCAGGGGCGGGCCTGGGGATCCGGCGGCTCGGCCCTGGCGAACCGCCGATACGGCACTGGATGATCCGGGGTACGGGCCTACCGATCCAGCCGCGCGAAGAGGTCGACGCCGTTGCCGTCAGGGTCGTGCACGACGGCGTACCGTTGGCCCCAGAACGCGTCCCAAGGCTTCAGCTCGCCCCGATGACCGGCGCCCACCACCTCCGCGTACACCGTGTCGACCTCCTCCGGGGTGT
It includes:
- a CDS encoding YihY/virulence factor BrkB family protein; the protein is MQPASQSPEQPGSPAGRLHRARALYRNVSKRRTAWLLLKDTVNSCIEYRILGLAAEAAFFTLLSVPPLLLSLIGLLGYVDDWTGTDTITSLEANLLDASRTVLSDKGVRQIAQPILDDVMTGGRPDVISIGFLFALWSGSRAVNVFIDTITVMYGLDGVRGIVKTRLVAFLLFVGALLIGSVALPLMVAGPDAVVRIVPWSTTVVQVLYWPVVIVLSIAFLTTLYHVSVPVRSPWIEDVPGALVALAMWVLGSFLLRIYLTSTIEGATIYGSLAAAVAVLLWIGVSAFAVLVGAAVNAAIDRVWPAAATAAARAANERVRQEEAAEYVARMAAARSYEDDDPDDPDMPSEFPERWSRFLPPEDVTGRFRAHVKSAAKGNGVNGVNGASRGNDASDGDGVSGVSRGNTGNSVSRGNSGNAGNSGMGGNEGNSVARPTGGNSEEQPPGQ
- a CDS encoding helix-turn-helix domain-containing protein; this encodes MYEERVSRLAGAVVWTNAPSPSTRAFPVLPDGCMDLLYSEGRLLVAGPDTRAHVPDGPPAPWAGIRFFPGAAPALLGVPAHELRDRRVELADLWPAPEVRCLTDRVATALRPAMALESLALERAAPPAPELRRLVALLAAGRPVAATADELGIGARQLHRRSLNAFGYGPKTLARILRLQRALAMAREGMPYADTAARAGYADQAHLSREVREFTGAALGDLLLRRRLAATPRTAPLGPAPPARSDEAPSQPFRAGY